The nucleotide window TGGTCTTTCAATTTGTCATTCAGTAGTAGGTGGATCTTCTATGTTGCTGGTTTTACGAATGTGAGTGAAAACTACCAGATGAAGGTCACTAAATCCTGCTCACTCTTCCCCATGAACTATATCTTCAGGGGATTCATTTTAACAGTGATAATCTccagagatgtgtttcttgtaggaGTCATGTTGaccacaagcacatacatggtgaTTATCTTGTGCAGACATCAGAGGCAATGCAAGCATCTTCATAGCATCAGCCACCTAAGAGCATCCCCTGAGAAAAGGGCCACCCAGACCATCTTGCTGCTAGTAGTTTTCTTTGTGGTCATGTACTGGTTGGACTTCATCATCTCTTTCACCTCAATCCTGTTTTGGAGGTATGACCCAGTCATCCTGACTGTTCAGAAGTTTGTGATGTATACCTATCCCACAATTGCTCCTTTGGTACAAATAAGTTCTGATAAGAGAATAATCCATATACTGAAATTTTTCACTCCAAATACCAGTAGATTTTctaaaaaatgattatttctcTTCATCTAAAATTactcatgtatttttatttacatgtattagtgtcatgcctgcatgtatgcatgtgtgcatttgtgataTACAGATGTCTGAAGAGATCATCCGTTCTCCTAGAA belongs to Mus pahari unplaced genomic scaffold, PAHARI_EIJ_v1.1 scaffold_7408_1, whole genome shotgun sequence and includes:
- the LOC110315233 gene encoding vomeronasal type-1 receptor 100-like, yielding MSSLENVLYIQVGLGLLPNMFLLFFYNFIILGDRPKPMDLISCQLTFVHIMMILSEGDNLLANILESLKFGNDIKCKITFYINRVMRGLSICITCLLSISQAVTISPSTSSMAKFKNKVKKHIIYAFFYLWSFNLSFSSRWIFYVAGFTNVSENYQMKVTKSCSLFPMNYIFRGFILTVIISRDVFLVGVMLTTSTYMVIILCRHQRQCKHLHSISHLRASPEKRATQTILLLVVFFVVMYWLDFIISFTSILFWRYDPVILTVQKFVMYTYPTIAPLVQISSDKRIIHILKFFTPNTSRFSKK